GAACTATAACTACTTTTCTCCCTTAAGAGTATTGGAAAACCAGCACCGTCGTAAAGATGTAATACAAACACACCtttctttgattttcattCTTCAACTTTTCAAACTCAAGCGCACCACTCACATAAGCGTCATATCCTGGAAACATACAACAAACCGTATAGCGGACATACAAAGTAAGCAAACCTAAGAAAGCCCGAGTGTCTGTCTGTCTTCACTTTAATCCCCTCCAATCGGTACCTTCCTAGTCCGATACGATACCCTTTGTAtatgtgtatctgtgtgtcaCCCGATACATTGCCAGCTGGAATGCTTCCAATGCCTAATCTTGACCGATGTGCCCAATGAAGCTTTTGTTCTGGATTGGAGACAGTTCGCCACAGTAAGACTCCCATCTTCCGCCAATCTGTACTCCTTCTTGCTTCCAACTATTTTTCCGTTCGATTTCTCTTCCACCGATGACATTATCAACACATAACACGCCCGGTTACAGCACGCATCACGTATTGAACGGATACGATAGGGATTCTTTTAGGATATGGCAACAAAATCGAGCAAGATGGGATAGCAAACGATAAGATGGTGAACGTCCGGAGGATGTACATTACATCATCGTGCAACTGACCAAATACTGAGAGCGCACATAGAGAGAGCTGCTAGGGTTTGGCAAGCATCGTCTACTACCGAAAGCTCAGGTCCAGCAGTTTACTCTCtaataataaatatgtttACTAATGGACACCCTGACCAGCATCGACGCCAAGAATTGATTGTATATCATTAGTTTTACCTCCCCCCCTTTCTTATGCTTGTACATGTGTCCTTGTCGGATGAACTTTTCTCTCCCTTAAAGGGATCCGATTCCAAAAGAGCATTTTCTGCACTGTTTACCTGCTGTGTCTCGTTGATTCATTTGTATCCTGTAAATACACTAGGTCCAGTTTTCATAGTGCTGCcatttttggaagattttttaagGTTAAACTTAAACATAAAGGTTGATTTATATTCTTTGAGAAGATAGCTTTGTCATGTATTGTAATAAATTGTTACATTTTCCTGTTTAAGAatcttgtttattttaaattaagttAAAAATGGGGTTTTCAGACACGCCTGAAAAGTAGTGCTTACTGATTATGTTCAATGTTTGAACATGTAGAGATTAGATTTTCTCGAGAACAGAATTGTTTAACAGAATGTCTTAGGTCCTATAGAGATAACATTCAGTCTTTTCAGATTCTTATTCAAGTTTTATCTATCCTGAGGAACCAAATTTACACCTTATTACCGTATTGTACCGTTCCGTATATCGTATAACTATTTCCAATTCCATTCTTCAGCGTTGAAATAATTCAACTTGTTTTGTAAATAGCCAAGAGAGGTTTAAAATTCTATTTCATCGAGAACAGTGTTCTAAAATAGCCTGAACTATGCTAGTTCATCTTCAAGATCTTAAAAATTCATACAAATCGGTGTTGTCATGTGAAATTTTTACCACACTTCAAGTCATATcaagaaaattcaaatcaatcaaGATCGTGTCAACAGTCTGGATCTACCTGTGAATGATATTTCACTTCAAAGCGTTTGTAATACCTTGTAATGCTGATACcccaattttcaaaagtctataagttttatttaatgtatttGAATCCCATGCATTTCAAGAAGACAAAGTGTTTTAGATGTAGTGACGGaaacggcaccggtcttctCACAACAAGAACGACTGACTGGCTGTTCAATGCGAGTAAATTAAGTCACGGAAACCAGGATTGGCAACCGAAGACTTCCTGAGATTGTagtgccaaagaagaagaaaaagcctTAAGATCTACTGACTCTAATACAGCTGACCTCATCATGTATGACTACTTTGTTGTTTCATTCTAATCTTTACATTCAAAAAAGGGACTTCAAACGTAAGTCATTTTTAATCCAAGATTTCTTCCAAAACCAGGTGTCATTATAGAAACTGGACGCAGTGTAGTGACAAGCTTTGTAGCAAACCCTTCACCTTCTCATGCCCACGATCTTCAACCTGTAAAGAGACTGACGATGTGATGTGATaattaatattgttttctCATTCTGTACGTCCCCCTCTGCTTTCCTCTGTCTTTTTGTCTGCAGATTGGCAACATGCCCAGCAGCCGGAACTCTCTGTCGCCCAACCTTACCACCGACGTGGTGGTGATGCTGGAGAACAATCTCAACGGACGGCCCCGATGCTATACCACTTCCGCCACCACACTGGTCACGAACGTCGTCTCCAGCAACTCAACGGTGACAGAAAATAGCTTCAAGATACCGCTGATCAGCATTGACAAGCCGGGACCGGACCGAATCGTACTACCGCTAGTGGGCAATCCTAGCGGGTGCAGTACACCCGTCGAACCCGATGGTGCCAATTCTCACCACAATGGCGGTGGAAACCTCAACAATAGCTGTAAgaatagtagtaatagtaacaataataacaataacagtGTGTGCAACAATAGAAACTATGACGCGGATGTGTCCATATCGGTGGACTCGGCAAACCACCACCAGCCGACTGGATCGGTTGCGTCGTCCTCACCGGCGACATCGCCATTACTCGCCTTACCGGCCGTTACGGTTGTGCTGGAAGCGGACCTGAAGCAGCCACCAATGATGGTGGAAGAACGGCTTGCCACGAGTGAATCGTTGCATCACGTCGTCCAGCACGATGAAAGCACCTGTCAGGATGTACCGACCGTACCGACGTTTCATTATCATCCTAATCTGCTCCAGCAGCGGTGTGGCGAAATGGATGAGGTCGTACTGCTGACCGATACAAAGCGTGAGACGTGCATTTAACAGTACTGCAGTGAGGGAAGCCACCCGAGGGAACACTGCAAGACACGTTAAAGAGAGATACTCAGACTGGTAGGAAGGGAAAGAAGGAAGGGAAGCGGGTGGTACTTTTTACCAGCCGTCGTATAGTACTGCAAGCGGCACGTGTCACAGAGGTTACCGACGGACGTACCGACACTTGACAAATCCAAAGAACGCTTGTGCAAATTCCACAGTTTAGTTTAAATTGTTATGATCTACCGGATACCATCGATAATAGTGGCAGTAGTTCAAGTACTAAACGTAGTATTAATGTAGTAAAAACCTCCCGTTCGACTGGTGGTTGCGAAAGCGAATGGCACAAAGATGTACAACAATGTGATGATGAGCTTACTAATAATACAACCCGTATTTTTCCCGAACTGCGTTTAGTTTGAGGGTGAGAACTAATAATCTTCCGCACATGTTGATCCCCGCTATGGCGAGACATTTGAAGAAACTGACTCTACCACACGTATAGATGCGTGGTAAAGACGAAACTAGCCATGCAAATCGATGTGGCGTATGTTACAGTAGGATAATACAATAGTGAATATATTTAAAGAACACgggagagagtgtgtgtgcgcgataATGGTACAAACAGTTAATCTCCGCAACAAAACCTATGCCAGTCCCGAATATCGTATTGAGATTTGTGTCTTTGCGGTCTGCTGAATATCTGATCTGGTTTACATTTGACAGTAAACGATATCGTTGGTCCTATCGTATTCCCCTCAGGCTTCCGGAGAATTTTCCATTTGAGGATTTTTTACTCCGACGTTCGGTGTACTTAAAGAGATTCCCCGAAAGTTCGTTTAAACTGCATGTTTAATGGTTTGAGGCAAATTCACTTGTAATGGTACCTGCTCACAGTGTACCCGTTATTGCGATATGTTATTGCTCACTTAACCTAATCTACCCACTTCTAAAAACACAGAGCAAGTGACCAACGGCGATTAGAGAACTGTTTGAACGAGGATTACAGTCAACGGTTTTATGGAGATTGTTAGGTTCGGATGTGGCATACTGGGCAAGTTCTCAACTGGGCAAAAAGGAAACCGGAAACCATCCAAACAGCACtaccacagcaacaacaaaaaggaatcTCGCATGCACAGATAGGATGCCTCTGTGCGAAATCGTTAGAGCGCCCTTAAGGATCTGAATTAAAGATGCAAAAAATGACCAGAACTTACATACTTACACAATAAGCCTCCAAAACCCCTCCCAAATCAACTatcaccaacaaacacacacacacactctctctcacacacggGTACACAGATCTTGGAAGGATATGTTTGTTGTATACAgaagataaataaaagtttaagATTATTGTACACGCCCGTGTGTCCTGCAAAGCGGGCTCAGTTCGCTGAATTTGTCCGAACCGAACAACGCCGGACGACGCTTTGTAGGCTTATGTGCGCACGTGCTTGCACACGTACGAGAAACTCCACGGTAAGTAGGCATTCGGGAACTTTATCTACCTCCTGCTTTGCTTGATGGGTGGTTTTAGGCGACCAAAACTTTTCgttaaagttttttgttttgtctggattttttgggatgttttgttttgggggaaGTTGCGAGTCCACCGCTGTCCATCAAATCGGGAAGCGTAGCAAAGCTGCCAACCAAGTCGTACGATGGAAAGATAAGAGAATGGTACAGTCCGGTACGGTGCTTTATTGATTTCCGGTTAGTTTAGTCGGTAAGTGGTGTCATAACTTTCGGCCCATTCCAAAATGCGCGAAATTGCCGGACATGCTGTCGGTTATTTGATGTGCGAGGGATTGATTTGGTGCCGGAAGCGAAACGACCGGAAACTAAGTTTCGCGATGATTGGTTGTAGATGATTGATAGGAGAAGTGTATGTTGTGTTCATTTGTAGATCGTACTTAATTAGCTTCAAGCGAATCGCGAATGTTCAGaaggatattttttatatttcaggGAAGTTTTGAATAATAAcggtgataaaaaaaatcaaatccaattgttccatttatttttcatgaaaCTCAAATACTTCTTGTAAAATTACAATCTCGGGAAGACTGAATTTACGGACAATGGAATCCAGGTCCTGATGGGTTTTATGTGCGGTCCTGGCGTGTAATGTGTTTGCACCCTAGCAAAATAGAAACATAACATACCAGACAATAATTTTCCATCATATGGACAAATTAATGACCAACCGAGCTCTTGATAAGAACCTTGAATTTATGACACAATTGTCTTCCTTTTAGTCACGGCCATGCGAAAGGGTTCCTGGTGCCTGGTTCGAATGATTGGGATAACTAGAAAATTCCATATACAGGAAGGCATAGAGTGATTTCATTCGTGCGTCCGCCATTAGGGCCGGTATATTGAATTGGTAAGACGCTAGACCCTGAGCGGTTTCATGGATTTATTCAGCAGACTTATTAGGAAAATTAAGATAATAAGGCTCAGCTAATGTTCAGATACGTTTTTTCTGACAAAGAAATGGACGTAGAAATTCTTTCCAGCAACCATACCTCCCAACATTACGGGTTGAAACATGGCACCAGACTCAGTATCACTCTTGCTCCAAAAAGATTAAAGACTCAACAACTTTGCTACTTCATCCACGTGTCTCGGATAGAAGATTCATATTCCGAAactaaattttcataattagcTGCTCGACAGGTATATAGTATTTTCTGGTACAATTGTTACCATGTTTAAAACCATTGCGCTTGTTGATAACAAACGTTAAGCTTACCGAGCCGTGTACTGTTTTAAATGTATGCCTTTTTGTTTATGATCTGGAAAAGTTTGTAAATTGCCTAATCGTCAAGAAGATTATAGATAGTTGTACGATGATTCTACGTTTATCCTGGTACTAAGCCTAAACAATCTTTTGTACTTACACACACTTACTAAAGGCCATTGGAAAGGCGGGTAATGTTAAAATACCTTCAATAATTGATGATTGAGTATGTGAAAAACGATTCAATTTTACAAcgtttttatttgattatctaagtaatacggccaggccgttgttacgaaaaaaaatctgattaTGTCATTTTCCATACTCTTATTCTTGCATTTGAATAGTTCTGTAGTGAGCAattacgggggaacgatccggatgagatttgaactaaGGACGCCGCTGTCGTCTCTACATCCGTGCCTTTTATAGTACTTGTAATGAAATCATATTCTTCTACATAACCCCATAATTACTAAATATAACATTCAAGTCTGCTTTTTTCGACGATAGTAACACATTTTTATTGGTTCTAACTTTTGTTGCAACTTtacaaaaatcacacaaacgcAAAAGTCGATGGCAAACTTGAAAGTCATGCACTTTTTATCGCTTTAAcatattttacttctttttttgttttgtttttattaatgaTCTCTGATCCAACATTACAcccagagaaaaagaaagaaagtatCCCAAACACCACTAACAAAGCACCATGCACcaaccaaaatttttaatacatttgGATTCGTACGAGGCAGAATTGTGATCTATTTTCACTCGTTTAAtggtaaaaaaagcaaaaatgattaaatggCTTTTTTGTCCTAATCACCAAATCTGTCCTAGTAGCGAAACAAAATAGTGATTCAATAGGTTGGTCATTATCATAAAACAGCTAAACAAACCATAATGGAAACGGAAAAACTCGGCTACAGCAGTTGATGATCTATGAAACTTTGGACGTGACCTCTAAGGCCGACTACGGGATTTATCCACTAGCCGCTGCTACAAGTTGTAGCTGCACAGGTGCTCTCTCGGTATGGTGTTTATCGGCGAAGAACTGATCAACGTTCTCCAGCGTAAACTGAAACGGTGCATGCACATGGTCGCCGTTATCCTGCTCATTCTCCACAACAAGCGATTCCTTCCGGCTACGTTGGTACTTTGGTCCGAGGGCAGTAATCGCTTCTTGCAGTCCAAGTTCGGCAGCCGCAAGGAAATACTTCTTCGCCATCGAACGACTCGCACGCAGACCGGCGTACCCACGGGCATGAAAAACTCCAACGTTGTAAATCGCTTGCGGATGTCCCTGATTAGCAGCTTGTTGGTAGCATTCCAAGGCCTGAAAGCATTCCaaataaaaaggttttttttgtacgtcCGAACAGATCCAGCGCTAAACCATACATACCATGCCCATGTCCTTCGGCATGCCGTAACCTTGCTCGAAGCAAATGCCGAGATTAAACGCAGCACCGGCATGATGATGGCTGGCTCCCAGCTTCAAATGGGAAACGGCAGATTCGTATTCGCCCAGCTCCAAATTGCGGCACCCGAGCTGATACTCGATCTCACCCAGGACGGAGAGTAAGTTTTTGAACGCATCATCGATCGTTTCAGTCGCTCCTTCGTCCTTCGATGGTACTTCCGCCAAGGGAATGACACCGTTTGGTGCAGCAAATTCATCCGTCGAAGGAGCATTTACAgtcggtttcgtttcgttattAACATGAAAAACGAAGCGCTGTAGCTCGCTACGGTTCTTGTCGATGTAGTCCACAAAATCTTGCCCATCGTAAGGTATGAAAGCGGCGACCGATTGGGCTAGGTTGTTCCTTCTTGGCTCCTTCCCAAACGACCAAGCTGTCTCCGGGATGGATGGTTTTGCGTACGGAGAAACGAAAGTAGATCCGGTTCGCAAACCAAAATACTGCGCCAACGCCTCACAGTGACGCGCCGACAGCCGACGatgttccgaggcgttcaacAGCAACTGGGAAGTAAAACCTCGGCCAAAGGATGGATGCTCGAACCGCCGCGTGCGACGATGAAGACAGAGCAGCTGGGTGGTGTACCATCCGCAGATAATGGCACTGGTctgaaaaagaagcaaataaacaaatatagtGACTGTTGAAGAGTAAACcagataaggataaggatctTATCAGCTGGATgaatttgtttatattttgtttaggCGCCTTATGGAAGCTTCCTCTTTCCTCAGTAGGCTTCGCCTATCAAGATGAGTCAGCAGTAGTAACCCCATTCGAACTTACCCATGTTATAGCGCCCAACCAAGAGTGTTCGATGGGTGTCTGGTGGTATTCCTTCCGCTTGGTGCCCTCACGTTCCGACTGGTTCGAACCGGTACCGTACTCCCGGTTGGCCCGCTCACCAAGCTGATTCGGACGGGCAACATGAAGCAGACAGTATCGTTTACCATTGGCTTCATGCTGGACACGGCCGCGGGTCCCATCATCCGGTGGAGTTTCCCCACAGAACCGTTCTCCACAGTTCCAGGTGCGCGGTACTTCTAGTACATGGGCTGTCTTGTCGTACACATCGCGTATACGACGGGAAACATATTTCCACATCGTTTGATGCGCTCACTGCTGCATCGACGGTAAGTGATAGCTACACCGCTCCGGAACTGCAAGCTTCGAAGTAGGAACAGACACGAAAAATGAGTAGAAATCTGCGTAGAAAAAGAACTCGTTCAACAGCTAgcggagaaaaacaaacgcggAATATgtctgttgtgtttttttctttccgcaTTCGGTCGTGGATTTGACATGTTGGCTGCGTTGACAACACTCGCGTTCAAAACTATTGGACACATTTTTAATTGCAGACTTCTagaattttattataaatcGGATGTTTTGTATTACctaacaaaaatttatttaaaaagtttaGAACCAGcttctgattttattttaacgcttgatagaaaaaaaaattggctgcgtACTTTATTGACCTCGTGACAGTATTCATCCGCATTTGACAAGCAAGGCACGCCACTGTCAAACGTAAATAAAGCGTTCGACTTGGCTTGTGGAAAAGTTGGAAAgtattaacaaaacaaacgttaTTTAGCTTTAATTTGGTGTAATACAACTCCCGATGGCACGCGAAACAGAATCAGATGGATCAGGTAAGGGCTGTTAAGTGTTTTAAAAGATCCTATGTTAATATCTATCGAATACTTTTTCAGGTTCGGAATCGGGTTCTAGTCGCAGTAACAGCAGGAGTAGAAGTCGCAGCGGAACTCCTCAGGTAGCACCAACACCAGGATTTTCCTTAGAACATCATGATTCTCGGTTCGTTGCATATTATGGTGATATATCCAGCACATGTTACAAATGATATCCATTATGCGCTTTGGTTGCAGCTCCAACTCCCCCAATCAACACTCTCGGTCCGGTACACCGCCGCAGAACAGAAGTCGTTCAAATTCGCCCGGTTCTCAACGTTCACGGTCGGGTTCCGGTGCAAGGTCCCGTTCAGGCAGTAGATCTCCCACTCCAGGCAGTGCTCAGAAACGACAGAGTAGATCACGCAGCGGATCCGGATCGCCGGCCGGTTCCCACCGATCTGGTTCCGGTTCGAGGCATTCCCGTTCCCGGTCACGATCCCGCTCACAGGGATCCGGTAGTGGAAGGTCCCGTAGCGGCACACCACAAAACCGTTCGGAAAAGGGCACGCCCGTGAATAGATCGCGCAGTGGATCGGCCGCATCGGGATCACCTGGCTCGGGAAGGAAATCCCGTTCCCGTTCGCGCTCTGTTCGTTCCGGCTCAGCACGTAGTCGTTCCGGATCTGTACAATCACCGGTGAATGAAAAACGAAAGCGTGCCGTACTGAGTGATTCCGAATCGGACGATGGTGCCAAGAAGGAggcgaaaaagaagaacaaacttATTGACACGGACTCGGAGGAAGAGGCCGGTTCGGGGAAGGATGGTGCAGCGAAGGGAAAGGATGTAACGGCCGATGCACTGT
This genomic window from Anopheles maculipalpis chromosome 2RL, idAnoMacuDA_375_x, whole genome shotgun sequence contains:
- the LOC126557980 gene encoding uncharacterized protein LOC126557980, which gives rise to MWKYVSRRIRDVYDKTAHVLEVPRTWNCGERFCGETPPDDGTRGRVQHEANGKRYCLLHVARPNQLGERANREYGTGSNQSEREGTKRKEYHQTPIEHSWLGAITWTSAIICGWYTTQLLCLHRRTRRFEHPSFGRGFTSQLLLNASEHRRLSARHCEALAQYFGLRTGSTFVSPYAKPSIPETAWSFGKEPRRNNLAQSVAAFIPYDGQDFVDYIDKNRSELQRFVFHVNNETKPTVNAPSTDEFAAPNGVIPLAEVPSKDEGATETIDDAFKNLLSVLGEIEYQLGCRNLELGEYESAVSHLKLGASHHHAGAAFNLGICFEQGYGMPKDMGMALECYQQAANQGHPQAIYNVGVFHARGYAGLRASRSMAKKYFLAAAELGLQEAITALGPKYQRSRKESLVVENEQDNGDHVHAPFQFTLENVDQFFADKHHTERAPVQLQLVAAASG